DNA sequence from the Amycolatopsis sp. Hca4 genome:
TTCTTCAGCACGACCATGGTGTCCGGGCCCGGCATCATCGCCAGGAAGGCCATCATCCCGGCGAACCCGGCGTAGGTGCTCCAGCTCATCAGGACTCCAGCGCGAGGGCGGCGCCGAAGCCGAGCAGCGCGGTACCGGTGACGCCGTCCAGCGCACGCCGCACCCGGCGGCGCTCCAGCCAGGCCCGCACCCGGTGCACGAAGACCAGCAGCACCAGCAACCACAACACACCCAGCACGGCGACGGTGTAGGCGAGGGCGAGCGCGTCCCACGTCGTCGTGCGCGCCGGGTCGAGGAACTGCGGCAGCACGGACAGGTAGAGGACGAGCACCTTCGGGTTGGTGATGTTGGAGAGGAAACCCTCGCGGAACCGCCGGAAACCCCCGCCCCGGCGCCGCTGGGCCTGCTCGACGGCATGGTAGTCACCGCGGAAGGCGCCGCGCAGGGCCTGGAAGCCGAGGAAGACCAGGTAGGCGGCCCCGGCCCACTTGAGCGCGAGGAACACCGGCTGCGACCGGGCGATGAGGACACCGAGCCCGAGCGCGGCGGCACTGCCCTGAGCGGCGTTCCCCGCGAAGATGCCGAGCGAGGCGAGGAGGCCGCCCCGGAACCCGCCGGAGAGGGCGTTCTTGAGCATCACCATCGT
Encoded proteins:
- a CDS encoding LysE family translocator, translated to MTWSSYGSYLVIVVLIVLAPGPDTMVMLKNALSGGFRGGLLASLGIFAGNAAQGSAAALGLGVLIARSQPVFLALKWAGAAYLVFLGFQALRGAFRGDYHAVEQAQRRRGGGFRRFREGFLSNITNPKVLVLYLSVLPQFLDPARTTTWDALALAYTVAVLGVLWLLVLLVFVHRVRAWLERRRVRRALDGVTGTALLGFGAALALES